Proteins found in one Aspergillus puulaauensis MK2 DNA, chromosome 8, nearly complete sequence genomic segment:
- a CDS encoding CocE/NonD family hydrolase (COG:S;~EggNog:ENOG410PK74;~InterPro:IPR008979,IPR029058,IPR005674,IPR013736, IPR000383;~PFAM:PF02129,PF08530;~go_function: GO:0008239 - dipeptidyl-peptidase activity [Evidence IEA];~go_function: GO:0016787 - hydrolase activity [Evidence IEA]) yields MTVKFNVAIPIEELKAPELGHGGYEGLNPRSEILPQGHTTAAGRRALPCDIQVDHDVAIVVRDGCTLYADIHRPPDSPSLHRSTPAIVCWGPFGKKFNGIESLRLMTPWNLGIPDGTLSGLEKFEAPDPAEFVPRGYAIVNVDSRGAFDSQGRMAIMGTQEAQDGYDVIEWIAQQQWCNGSVGMAGNSHLAIIQWFIAALQPPSLKAIAPWEGCGDLYREQFARGGIYGGDLFDHLIVKYMLRGRQGMESFREMYKQHPLASDWWNDKRPDMRKINIPTYITGTWTNTMHGMGAIRGLVEVQSPHKWLRWHPYQEWYDLWGNPDATTELLSFFDRYLKGVENGWEDTPRVRMAILRYGESNPIANIAEPDFPLPRTVYRKAYLDKEGLLLDQPSSTSGAVSYNPEDPGDTAKFTYTFAQRTQLVGIPKAVLYMRCDDYDDMDVFVVLSKLSASGELMYNLNIPWKGLPVSSIDEIPSDKRTEVILYQGPTGILRASNRAIDSAKSMHPNWPLYTHEKEDKIKPGTVTRLEIGIWGMGVEYEAGESLQLRVSGHYQGISNFGTPDHVRNKGFHWVHTGGEYDSHLVLPFV; encoded by the coding sequence ATGACCGTGAAGTTCAACGTCGCCATCCCCATCGAAGAGCTCAAGGCCCCCGAACTCGGGCACGGCGGGTACGAGGGCCTGAACCCTCGGTCTGAGATCCTACCGCAAGGCCACACAACCGCAGCCGGAAGACGCGCTCTACCATGCGATATCCAGGTTGATCACGATGTCGCTATCGTCGTGCGAGACGGCTGCACATTGTACGCTGATATCCATCGCCCCCCCGATTCACCCAGCCTGCACCGGTCCACCCCCGCCATCGTCTGCTGGGGTCCGTTCGGGAAGAAATTCAACGGCATCGAATCCCTGCGGCTCATGACGCCGTGGAATCTAGGGATACCGGATGGAACGCTGAGCGGGCTCGAGAAATTCGAGGCGCCGGATCCAGCGGAGTTTGTGCCGCGCGGGTATGCGATTGTCAATGTCGACTCGCGCGGCGCGTTTGATTCCCAGGGCCGCATGGCGATCATGGGCACGCAGGAAGCGCAGGATGGATATGATGTGATTGAATGGattgcgcagcagcagtggtGTAATGGGAGTGTGGGGATGGCGGGGAACTCGCATCTGGCTATCATCCAGTGGTTTattgcggcgctgcagccGCCGTCGTTGAAGGCTATTGCCCCTTGGGAGGGCTGTGGGGATCTCTACCGCGAGCAGTTTGCCCGGGGGGGTATATATGGCGGGGATTTGTTCGACCATCTTATTGTTAAGTATATGCTGCGTGGGCGGCAGGGGATGGAGAGCTTTCGGGAGATGTATAAGCAGCACCCGCTTGCCTCGGACTGGTGGAATGACAAGAGGCCTGATATGAGGAAGATCAATATTCCAACGTATATCACCGGGACCTGGACGAATACCATGCACGGCATGGGTGCCATTCGCggcttggtggaggtgcAGTCGCCGCATAAATGGCTGCGCTGGCATCCTTACCAGGAATGGTACGATCTATGGGGAAACCCAGACGCAACCACTGAGCTGCTTAGTTTCTTCGACCGGTATTTAAAAGGCGTGGAGAATGGCTGGGAAGATACTCCGCGCGTCAGGATGGCCATTCTGCGGTACGGCGAGAGCAATCCGATAGCCAACATCGCCGAGCCGGACTTTCCATTACCACGCACCGTCTATCGCAAGGCGTACCTTGACAAGGAGGGCTTGCTTCTGGACCAGCCGTCATCAACCTCAGGGGCAGTCTCTTATAACCCCGAAGATCCCGGAGATACGGCCAAGTTCACGTACACGTTCGCCCAGCGCACGCAGCTGGTCGGCATCCCCAAGGCCGTGCTCTACATGCGGTGCGACGACTACGACGACATGGACGTTTTCGTGGTCCTGAGCAAGCTGTCTGCGTCTGGGGAGCTCATGTATAACCTCAATATACCGTGGAAAGGCCTGCCCGTGTCGTCTATTGATGAAATCCCATCCGACAAGCGGACAGAGGTTATCCTCTACCAAGGCCCAACGGGGATTCTTCGCGCATCGAACCGCGCGATCGACAGTGCCAAATCCATGCATCCGAACTGGCCATTATACACACACGAAAAGGAAGACAAGATCAAGCCTGGCACAGTCACGCGTTTGGAAATCGGGATCTGGGGAATGGGGGTGGAGTATGAAGCAGGCGagagtctgcagctgcgcGTCAGTGGGCATTACCAGGGGATTTCGAATTTCGGGACACCCGACCATGTCAGGAATAAAGGATTTCATTGGGTTCATACTGGGGGGGAGTATGACAGTCATTTGGTGTTGCCGTTTGTATAG